In Paenibacillus guangzhouensis, a single window of DNA contains:
- a CDS encoding DUF309 domain-containing protein has protein sequence MMYDPLYIQFLIHFNWNRDYYECHEVMEELWLEEGRHPLCQGLLQIAVGLYHFENGNVQGSRKLFTAGIEKLVPYPEQILGIHLGRLVREARQYVLQLECWEQAPFPFYHLTIQIEDAELLEVMTEVQSMMEEFK, from the coding sequence ATGATGTATGACCCTTTGTACATTCAATTCTTAATCCATTTCAACTGGAATAGAGATTATTATGAATGTCATGAAGTCATGGAGGAGCTCTGGTTAGAAGAGGGTCGACACCCACTCTGCCAAGGCTTGCTCCAAATTGCCGTGGGTTTGTATCATTTCGAGAATGGGAATGTACAAGGTTCTCGCAAATTGTTCACGGCTGGGATTGAGAAATTAGTGCCTTATCCAGAACAAATTCTTGGCATTCATCTGGGTCGTCTGGTTCGTGAAGCAAGGCAATATGTTTTACAATTGGAGTGCTGGGAACAGGCTCCTTTTCCTTTTTACCATTTAACAATTCAGATCGAGGATGCTGAGTTGCTAGAGGTTATGACAGAAGTTCAGAGCATGATGGAGGAATTCAAGTGA